Proteins from a single region of Streptomyces griseiscabiei:
- a CDS encoding SpoIIE family protein phosphatase, with protein sequence MHGYATPDRDETLATPGGLLDLLHVASVVLDAEGRIALWSPAMEQLLGHPAREALGQRADHLLVTPENRPRARELFDQVSAGARWVGVFPLRHRDGGERAVEFRTMRLLDREGEPHLLGLAADAMTVRGVERDLALSHSLVNQTPVGIAVFDTALRWIGVNPALERINGVPESALVGRRIAEVLPDLDVEAIEARMRHVLETGRSLLDQHTVGHTAADSQSRTYSESYHRIEDTNGRVLGLAMAVLDITERQRAAAEVAEARRRLAVIADAGVRIGTTLDLEQTARELADVAVPQVADLAAVDVLESVVTLGSVPAVTGDLPAEFRALAVAVAHPSDAMHAADPIGELAAHRLSRVITQCVRSARPVLIERVDERSMRRIARDAPAAHALLAAGVHSYMALPLVARGSVLGTLSLYRTANERPFDDQDRLLASELAARAAISIDNARLYGRERATALTLQRSLLPATPARREGLDIAARYRPALSDVGGDWYDVLPLGPGRTGLVVGDVMGKGVQAAAIMGQLSSATRALARLDLEPAELLRHLDDIAGPLGDAIATCVYGVCDLNRGTCALSSAGHLPPVLATAEGDARLVEIPGGVPLGVGGVDFGTVEVDLAPGSLLALYTDGLVEKRAEPIDTGLAAFTRLLRSPAGTDLEHTGDALLNALRPRPDDDVALLLVRVRARSAPGGSTGAP encoded by the coding sequence ATGCACGGGTATGCGACCCCAGATCGCGACGAGACCCTGGCGACGCCCGGCGGGCTGCTGGACCTGTTGCACGTCGCGTCGGTGGTCCTGGACGCGGAGGGCCGGATCGCGCTGTGGAGCCCCGCGATGGAACAGCTGCTCGGCCATCCCGCGCGGGAGGCGCTCGGACAGCGCGCCGACCATCTGCTGGTCACCCCCGAGAACCGGCCCCGCGCCCGGGAACTCTTCGACCAGGTCAGCGCGGGCGCCCGATGGGTGGGGGTCTTTCCGCTGCGGCACCGGGACGGCGGAGAGCGCGCCGTGGAGTTCCGCACGATGCGGCTGCTGGACCGGGAGGGCGAGCCCCATCTGCTCGGACTGGCCGCGGACGCGATGACCGTACGCGGCGTCGAGCGGGACCTCGCCCTCTCCCACAGCCTCGTCAACCAGACCCCCGTGGGCATCGCCGTCTTCGACACCGCCCTGCGGTGGATCGGGGTGAACCCCGCGCTGGAACGCATCAACGGCGTCCCCGAATCGGCCCTGGTGGGCCGCCGGATCGCCGAGGTGCTCCCGGACCTGGACGTGGAGGCCATCGAGGCCCGGATGCGGCACGTCCTGGAGACCGGCAGATCCCTGCTCGACCAGCACACCGTCGGCCACACGGCCGCGGACAGCCAGAGCCGCACCTACTCCGAGTCGTACCACCGCATCGAGGACACCAACGGACGGGTGCTCGGCCTCGCCATGGCCGTCCTGGACATCACCGAACGCCAGCGGGCCGCCGCCGAGGTCGCCGAGGCCCGCCGGCGCCTGGCCGTGATCGCGGACGCCGGGGTACGGATCGGCACCACGCTGGACCTGGAGCAGACCGCGCGGGAACTGGCCGACGTGGCCGTACCGCAGGTGGCGGACCTGGCCGCCGTGGACGTCCTGGAATCCGTCGTGACACTCGGCAGCGTGCCCGCCGTGACCGGTGACCTGCCCGCCGAGTTCCGGGCCCTGGCCGTGGCGGTCGCCCACCCCTCCGACGCGATGCACGCCGCCGACCCCATCGGCGAACTGGCCGCCCACCGGTTGTCGAGGGTCATCACCCAGTGCGTCCGCAGCGCCCGGCCGGTCCTGATCGAGCGGGTGGACGAACGGAGCATGCGGCGGATCGCCCGGGACGCCCCCGCCGCCCACGCCCTCCTCGCGGCGGGCGTCCACTCCTACATGGCGCTGCCCCTGGTGGCCCGGGGCAGTGTGCTCGGCACCCTCAGCCTCTACCGCACGGCCAACGAGCGCCCCTTCGACGACCAGGACCGCCTCCTCGCCTCGGAGCTGGCCGCCCGCGCCGCCATCAGCATCGACAACGCCCGCCTGTACGGCCGGGAACGCGCCACCGCCCTCACCCTCCAGCGCAGCCTGCTCCCCGCCACCCCCGCCCGGCGCGAGGGACTCGACATCGCCGCCCGGTACCGCCCGGCCCTCAGCGACGTCGGCGGCGACTGGTACGACGTCCTGCCGCTCGGGCCGGGGCGCACCGGGCTCGTCGTCGGGGACGTGATGGGCAAGGGCGTCCAAGCCGCCGCGATCATGGGGCAGTTGAGCAGCGCCACCCGTGCGCTCGCCCGCCTCGACCTGGAGCCCGCGGAGCTGCTGCGGCACCTCGACGACATCGCCGGCCCGCTCGGCGACGCCATCGCCACCTGTGTGTACGGCGTCTGCGACCTGAACCGCGGCACCTGCGCCCTGTCCAGTGCCGGACACCTGCCGCCCGTCCTGGCCACCGCCGAGGGCGACGCGCGCCTCGTCGAGATCCCCGGCGGTGTGCCGCTCGGCGTGGGCGGTGTGGACTTCGGCACCGTCGAAGTGGACCTCGCCCCCGGCTCGTTGCTCGCCCTCTACACGGACGGACTGGTCGAGAAGCGCGCGGAACCGATCGACACCGGTCTCGCCGCCTTCACCCGCCTCCTGCGGTCCCCGGCCGGCACCGACCTGGAACACACCGGCGACGCCCTCCTCAACGCCCTGCGCCCCCGCCCCGACGACGATGTCGCCCTCCTGCTGGTGCGCGTCCGCGCGCGGTCCGCGCCGGGCGGCTCAACTGGGGCCCCGTAA
- a CDS encoding PaaI family thioesterase, giving the protein MTTSDAIVVPELYVGYPGVAFGGYVAGVLAERSGAKTVRVDFRGPVPVGVPVRVTGTAAGSVEAGEPGRPLAAARPAELPLDVPAAPSWDEAAAAAERYRAEPPTGVVDCFGCGLRAADRGLRVHCAPVPGRDLVASAWTPSHAFADPDGLLPPRLVWGALDCPGNWAGRYLGTQRPGAVTAALTGTVLRPVVTGERYLVYAWLLSESGRKHTMGVALTTAEGELCAVSRSLWIDPRTAAS; this is encoded by the coding sequence ATGACGACGAGTGACGCGATCGTGGTGCCGGAGCTGTACGTCGGCTACCCGGGAGTGGCCTTCGGGGGGTACGTCGCGGGCGTGCTGGCGGAGAGGTCCGGGGCGAAGACGGTGCGGGTGGACTTCCGCGGGCCGGTGCCCGTCGGCGTGCCCGTGCGGGTCACCGGGACGGCGGCGGGAAGCGTGGAAGCGGGCGAACCCGGACGGCCCCTCGCCGCCGCCCGCCCCGCGGAACTGCCGCTCGACGTGCCGGCCGCGCCCTCGTGGGACGAGGCGGCCGCCGCGGCGGAGCGGTACCGTGCGGAGCCGCCGACGGGGGTGGTCGACTGCTTCGGCTGCGGTCTGCGCGCCGCCGATCGCGGGCTGCGGGTGCACTGCGCACCGGTGCCGGGCCGCGATCTGGTGGCCTCCGCCTGGACCCCGTCCCACGCCTTCGCCGATCCGGACGGCCTCCTCCCGCCCCGACTGGTCTGGGGCGCCCTGGACTGCCCCGGAAACTGGGCGGGCCGCTACCTCGGCACCCAGCGCCCGGGCGCCGTCACCGCGGCCCTCACGGGCACGGTCCTGCGGCCGGTCGTCACCGGCGAGCGGTACCTCGTGTACGCGTGGCTGCTGTCGGAGTCCGGCCGCAAACACACGATGGGCGTCGCCCTGACCACGGCCGAGGGCGAACTGTGCGCCGTGTCCCGGTCGTTGTGGATCGACCCCAGGACCGCCGCCTCCTGA
- a CDS encoding hydrophobic protein: MVPLLLVLLLAVVLFGAGFAVKVLWWLAIAVLVVWLLGFVMRSTTTGGGRGRWYRW; the protein is encoded by the coding sequence ATGGTTCCCCTGCTTTTGGTTCTGCTGCTCGCGGTCGTTCTTTTCGGTGCGGGTTTCGCCGTCAAGGTTCTCTGGTGGCTGGCGATCGCCGTGCTGGTGGTCTGGCTGCTGGGCTTCGTGATGCGTTCCACCACCACGGGAGGCGGTCGCGGCCGCTGGTACCGATGGTGA
- a CDS encoding ricin-type beta-trefoil lectin domain protein codes for MTTGADFAFADTEPRDRDEERADAVPSAEELLAAHGRSVLDYASLCTVPRRGAAERLAGQAFRNAHADLAPHVGAGFPWRPRLLTAVHDAALEWRTDDRRSSLHPDLRDGVPGDARPAAPATGPGSGTGGLVLRALRNLPDRVQSLLWHTVVEAEDLETVAPLLGAEPFLLNPGRARALLRDECVRVHLDRAPDERCRRLNRLIDVHARPGTTEMMAEVRDHLDVCAYCRAAVDRLDQSPDRLPTLLAEAVLGFRAADYLATRPARRATASARVRSASAPVTEDEGTPPAAPVAPAPRRRRWPLLVVSGVVLCGVVAATPMVLGGTDGDREAAGASVPGPAAPSSGTAPGRSAVPPAREAPAPGTGEAAATRLRNARTGLCLDLRAATDATDVEGVPAVTAECGESATQLWWLEDGGRLRNRAAPDLCLNAEPQGTVALRPCADQRGADGEASDDGDTRYDLADDGLLTLAALPGVAMTPIRLAEGAVILLEPVPEDRVRRSQRWRADEGAAGTPLPSGAVREAAASTDG; via the coding sequence ATGACGACCGGAGCGGATTTCGCCTTCGCGGACACCGAGCCGAGGGACAGGGACGAGGAACGCGCGGACGCGGTGCCTTCGGCCGAGGAACTGCTGGCGGCGCACGGCAGATCCGTCCTGGACTACGCGTCGTTGTGCACGGTGCCGCGCCGGGGCGCCGCGGAGCGGCTGGCCGGGCAGGCGTTCCGGAACGCCCACGCCGACCTGGCCCCCCATGTCGGCGCCGGTTTCCCGTGGCGGCCGAGACTGCTCACGGCCGTCCACGACGCCGCCCTGGAATGGCGTACGGACGACAGACGATCGTCCCTCCACCCGGACCTGCGGGACGGTGTGCCCGGCGACGCGCGCCCGGCGGCACCGGCCACGGGCCCCGGGAGCGGCACCGGAGGCCTGGTCCTGCGCGCCCTGCGCAACCTGCCGGACCGTGTGCAGTCGCTCCTGTGGCACACCGTGGTCGAGGCCGAGGACCTGGAAACGGTGGCGCCCCTGCTCGGCGCCGAACCCTTCCTCCTGAACCCCGGGCGCGCCCGCGCCCTGCTGCGCGACGAATGCGTACGGGTCCACCTCGATCGCGCGCCCGACGAGCGCTGCCGCCGCCTCAACCGGCTCATCGACGTCCACGCCCGCCCGGGAACCACCGAGATGATGGCGGAGGTACGCGACCACCTCGACGTCTGCGCCTACTGCCGGGCGGCGGTGGACCGGCTGGACCAGTCGCCGGACCGGCTCCCCACGTTGCTCGCCGAGGCCGTGCTGGGCTTCCGCGCCGCGGACTACCTCGCGACCCGGCCCGCCCGCCGGGCGACCGCGTCGGCCCGCGTGCGCTCGGCGTCCGCCCCGGTGACCGAGGACGAGGGGACCCCGCCGGCGGCCCCGGTCGCTCCCGCGCCACGGCGGCGCCGGTGGCCACTGCTGGTCGTCTCGGGTGTGGTGCTGTGCGGGGTGGTCGCGGCCACGCCCATGGTCCTCGGCGGCACCGACGGCGACCGCGAGGCGGCCGGTGCCTCGGTACCCGGACCGGCCGCGCCCTCGTCGGGCACCGCTCCCGGGCGGTCCGCCGTACCCCCGGCGCGGGAGGCCCCGGCCCCCGGCACGGGCGAGGCCGCGGCCACCCGTTTGCGCAATGCGCGGACCGGGCTCTGCCTCGACCTGCGCGCCGCGACGGATGCGACGGACGTGGAGGGCGTGCCCGCGGTGACGGCGGAGTGCGGGGAGTCCGCGACGCAGTTGTGGTGGCTGGAGGACGGGGGACGGCTGCGCAACCGCGCCGCCCCCGATCTGTGCCTGAACGCCGAGCCGCAGGGCACCGTCGCCCTGCGCCCGTGCGCCGATCAGCGGGGCGCGGACGGGGAGGCGTCGGATGACGGCGACACGCGGTACGACCTGGCGGACGACGGCCTCCTCACCCTCGCCGCCCTGCCCGGAGTGGCCATGACGCCCATCCGCCTCGCCGAGGGGGCGGTCATCCTCCTGGAGCCCGTACCGGAGGACAGGGTCCGCAGGTCCCAGCGCTGGCGCGCCGACGAGGGAGCGGCCGGTACCCCCTTACCGTCGGGAGCCGTCCGCGAGGCCGCCGCCTCGACTGACGGCTGA